A stretch of Aureispira sp. CCB-E DNA encodes these proteins:
- a CDS encoding SRPBCC family protein, which produces MKFHIEIIVDISFAKLLELFENPDNLKKWQPNVISFTPLSGEIGHVGATAEIRYNMVVKEIVMKETILKRNIPDEFVLRYDSDGVTNTVTNNFKEIAPNKTRWIMENNFKFSGLMKYAALAMKGIFKKQTELTMERFKKFAEEISKEED; this is translated from the coding sequence ATGAAATTCCATATAGAAATTATTGTTGATATCTCTTTTGCGAAATTACTAGAGTTGTTTGAGAATCCTGATAATTTAAAAAAATGGCAACCTAATGTTATCAGTTTTACTCCCCTATCTGGCGAAATAGGTCATGTTGGGGCTACTGCCGAAATTCGTTACAACATGGTTGTAAAAGAAATTGTCATGAAAGAAACTATTCTGAAACGCAATATTCCAGATGAATTTGTATTGCGTTATGACTCTGATGGTGTTACCAATACCGTCACCAATAATTTCAAAGAGATTGCTCCCAACAAAACTCGCTGGATTATGGAGAACAACTTCAAATTTAGTGGTCTTATGAAATATGCCGCCTTAGCAATGAAAGGCATTTTCAAAAAACAAACAGAACTAACGATGGAGCGTTTTAAAAAATTTGCTGAAGAAATTTCCAAAGAAGAGGACTAG
- a CDS encoding AMP nucleosidase has protein sequence MKTKKEIVDNWLPRYTGTELEEFGEYILLVNFSGYVVEFAEMHNVEMKGFGKAMQTATADGITIINFGMGSPNAATIMDLLTAISPKACLFLGKCGGLRSDKNKVGDLILPIAAIRGEGTSDDYFPPEVPALPAFALQKAISTTIRDNDLDYWTGTVYTTNRRVWEHDLEFKDYLRAIRCLAIDMETATLFITAFRNKISAGALLLVSDMPMTPEGVKTSQSDNAVTKNFVNRHLEIGIQSLKQLINNGLTVKHLHF, from the coding sequence ATGAAAACAAAAAAAGAGATTGTCGATAATTGGCTGCCTAGATATACGGGCACAGAACTAGAAGAATTTGGTGAATACATTCTCTTAGTCAACTTTAGCGGCTATGTGGTAGAATTTGCAGAGATGCACAATGTGGAAATGAAAGGTTTTGGCAAAGCCATGCAAACAGCTACCGCAGATGGAATTACAATTATCAATTTTGGTATGGGAAGTCCTAATGCTGCTACAATAATGGATTTGCTAACAGCAATTAGCCCCAAAGCTTGTCTATTCTTAGGAAAATGTGGGGGATTGCGAAGTGATAAAAATAAAGTAGGCGACCTAATTTTGCCAATTGCTGCCATCAGAGGAGAAGGTACGTCAGATGATTATTTCCCACCAGAAGTTCCTGCACTACCTGCCTTTGCTTTACAAAAAGCAATTTCTACCACTATTCGTGACAATGACCTAGATTACTGGACAGGGACAGTTTATACCACCAACCGCCGAGTTTGGGAACACGATTTGGAATTTAAAGATTATTTGCGAGCCATTCGTTGTTTGGCTATTGATATGGAAACGGCAACTTTATTTATCACAGCTTTTCGCAACAAAATTTCTGCGGGGGCATTATTATTAGTATCTGATATGCCAATGACCCCTGAAGGTGTCAAAACGTCACAAAGTGATAATGCTGTTACAAAAAATTTCGTTAACAGGCACTTAGAGATTGGAATACAATCACTAAAACAATTAATTAATAATGGATTAACTGTTAAACATTTGCATTTCTAA